Below is a window of Tolypothrix bouteillei VB521301 DNA.
AAGCCAACCAGACTCTCATGCCTCTATCCTAGAATTACAACAACTTCACTTATTGTAATTGAGGCTTAATAAACACATCCGACAAGCCGAGTCAAAAAATAGGAACTTTGTTTTAGGTTAATTTTTCTTGCAGTTTATAGAATGATTACCGTATAGTGGTATACACAAAATACAGAGTGCGAGATGTAGAATCTATAAGCCTATAAAACTTGGCTCACGTAAGTGCAAGACTAAACACAGAAACCATAACAAGAACGGGAATAACCGTACTAAACTTGAGTTTCCTTGTCTTAAGCATTTCAACACAATGCACCGGGATAACAAAAGGCCATAGAGCGGTTGTGATGATAAATATAATGAACGATAAGAACTTATCTTCTGGAGAAGAATGGGGATGGCGGAGACTGAACTTTAACCAACTCATAAAAAAATAGGCTGTCATTAAAAGGTAACCAATAACTATTGCAAGTTGCATCTTGTTCACTGCTGGCACTCCTTTAGTTGTACAGGATTCAGAAATAAAAAGTTAACTCTGCTATTAGAGAGACTGATGCTAGAAGTTAGCAAATAAGGGATATACGTCAGAATTAAGCGCTGACTATTTACTTATTATTCATCTAAATATTAATATATCGATTGAAACCTCTCAAACCGTAGTTACACTTATTTTTCAGACTTTTCCTGGGTTTCCGGAATTTTACTGATTCATCATCACAACCTGATTTTTGTATTTTTATTTATTAAACGGATATTATAGTTAATCGTAACAATCTTATTTGTGTTGTTATCTATATTTTTAAAATTTTCTAAAGAAAATTCATATATCGTAAGTTAAGTAGAGGTAAACTCCTCAGACTTAAGAGATAAGTTTTAACAGTATTGGGCGAGCGGCGAACTGTACTGAACGACTCCCTTTTCGCTCTAAAATTACTGATTTTTGTGGCGTGGGCGATAACTACCGAGCCCTATAAAGCCTTATATTAAGCCCGGTTAAAGACTTATTATAAAGACCGCAGCTTTGTAGGGTGTAGGGTGCAGGGAGAAAGAAGATTTTAAGCTTTTGCACATATCTCCTTTTTTATAACTAATTACCCGGACATGATATGACAGGTCATCTTCTGATAGGAAGGGAGGAGTATAAAGCTTTTAGTATAATCCATGACTAATTTACCAAAACTTATTAAAACCCGGTTTTTTAAAAAACCAGGTTTTGCAAAGCAGCACGTTTTATGTTTAATGATGTCTTTTCACTTAAAACAAAGGAGATATGTTAGCTGTTTCTCGCTAAATAACAGAAAACAGTCAAAAGGTGTGAGATCTGCTACAAACGGGAACTCAAAAATTAGAATTTGATAACGGGCGGTAGCTATAGCAAGAATTGGTGTCTTTCTGTATGTATTGTTTGAGATGCTCTATGTCAACAAAGTAGTCAGCAACATCAATTAAACTATCGCTTGTCATTGCTCGTATGCTAACAACTTCAACTCGAATTCCCTGATAAGTCAGAGCATTGACAGCATATGCTAAATCTCCATCACCACTCACTAACACCGCAGTATCGTAATAAGGAGCTAAATTTAGCATATCTACAGCAATTTCTACGTCCAAATTAGCTTTTTTGGAACCATCGGGAAGTAAAATGAGATCTTTACTGACTACACGATAACCATTTCGTCGCATCCACAGCAAAAAACCCTGTTGTTTCTCGTTATTGCGATCCATACCAGTGTAGAAAAAAGCACGCAAAAGCCTTGCATTCTCTGTTAAACAACAAAGCAATTTTGCATAATCAATTTCAATGTTAAGTTGTAAACCTGCATGGAATAAGTTGGAACCATCTATAAAAATAGCAACTCGACCGCGATCGGAATTACCAAAAATGTATTTATCAAATGTCATATCTGAAAATTTGAGATCGTTCTCTTTATTATCACTTTGCCAATTTGATTTGTCTTTTTCTTTGATTAATCGGTATTGATTTTTTTCTTTGTTAAAAGCTGATATATTCATTTATACCTCGTAATTACCAATTTGATAAATTTCTCAGAAATGTTCATTTTGAGTGCAAGGTAAAAGTAATAAGTAGGACATGAAACTTAAAGTATTTTATCCTTCTTCTACATTTTACCTCTTTTTTCTTATTTGCCTCGGTTTCCTTTAGGCTTTATATAGATAGCTGCTTTCTACTCAAGCCACTTGTCCGTTTACCCAATCTTATTGGCGATTCCTCTTGCTCTAATTTTATTTTAAGAAATCAGCTATTCTGAATGTCAGAAGGTATTTGTGCTGTTTCTAGTGAAAGTCGGAAAAAAGCTAATAGAGTTACTACGCCTTCCTTTTATTTTTCGACCTCAGTAAACTCTAGAGGCTACTTTATGGTATCGCAAAGTACACATATACTTGTTTTTGTATTAAAAGCTTACAAGATTGACTGCTCATCTCTGTCTTTCTACGGTAAGTGACAGACTACTGTCAATAGTCTTTTGTAGAAAGGTTTCAACTAGAAAAAACTACTTAGTAAAGCTTTTACTAACTAGAAATTTTTCTACATTTGTCTGTATCTAAATAAAGTATTTAATTCATTGTTAGCAAATAACTCAAGCACATTTTTTATATGTCATAATTTTTATTTCCCTAATTTTTTAGTTAAATCTTTTAAACAACTTCTTCAAAATTATTAATAAAACGAGGTTTATGTAAAGAGTTTCGGAGTGTAGCATTTCTCCTTTTCTTGCAATTGGTTTGCAATTGATGGAGTAGAAACCGCAAATTCTGTATCTTGAGGGGGCATTTAAATTATGCCTTAGAATAAAGTAGCAGACCACAAAAGATAGGGAAAGTACCTACTCTAATCAATAATGTGCGTCAAACGAGTGTTAAAAATACTCATTCATTGCAAAGGTTGCCTAAATTGTATCAAACCTTTCTTCAATGTCAACTAAAATTCAAAAAGAACTATTAGTAAAGCTTATCTTGTTGGCAAACGCAAAGTAAAAGCAGTCTGACCGACTGGTGTTGGGTCAAGAGTTAAGTCCCCACCGTGATATCTCGCAATTTCCCTCGCTAGACTCAGCCCCAATCCTACACCATCAACTTTACGCGTTCTGGCAGGATCGCCGCGATAGAAACGGTCAAAAATTCGTTCGCGATCGCCAGGTAGGATGTTTTGAGAGGAATTGCTAATCGTGACAAACACAGTTCCAGCTTGCTGGTAACCGTGAATTTTTATCCAACCTTCTGGAAGATTGTATTTGATAGCGTTACTGAGGAGGTTTTGTAAACTTTGAGTGAGTAAATCGCGATCGCCCCAAGCACGCAATTCAGGGGGAAATGATGTTTGAACGTGTAAGTGCGGTGCAAGCAATTCTATATCTTCCGTCATTTCAATTAAGAGTTGAGATATATCTACCTCTACTTGATGCAAACTCATTTGCCCGGTATCAGCTAGAGACAGCAGTAACAGTTTACGCACGATCCCGCTAAAACGCTGTACCTCGTCTAACAAATTACTCAAATTTTGTTGGATTTGAGAACCAGGTTCTGCTTGTTGCAAAGTTTGTTCTAACTCGCCTTGCAAGATAGCGAGTGGGGTTTTCAATTCGTGAGCAGCGTCCGCACTAAAACGAGACGCTTGTTTAAAACTGCGTTCGAGGCGTTCCAACATCTGGTTAAACACTTCAATCAACTTGACAAATTCAACATCAGTTGTACCAAGAGGAACCCTTTGATCCAGCCCTTTGACAGTTACCTGCTCAATGGCTTTATTGAGTCTCCGAATGGAATGCAAGGTACTACCAGATATCAACCATGCACCTCCGGCGACTAAAAGAAGCGCACCAGGTATTGACACGAGGAAGATGTTGCGGATCGCAACCATTTCTCGATCGACAGCGTTTAAGCTGACTGCGATCGCAACTAAGGTATGCGGAAAAGTGACTGCACCAATACGCCAGGTTCCCTCTGTTGTTTGTTGGGTGACAAATCGTGGAGGGGGAGGTGGTTCACCTAAAGAACGACGATAACGCCGTGGCGGGAAAGCGCCCGCCTTTGGCGATCGCGATTCTTCTGGTGGAGGTTGTTGTTCTCTTTGTGGAGATAGAGGATTTTCCCTATCTGGCGGTGGAGGTACGCGAAAAAAATGGGGACGAGGAGACCACAAGTTGTTGGTTTTCAATCCAACCGACCAGGAATGAGATTGGTAAAGGATGGAACCATTTCTGTCCATTACTAAAAGTGCAACAGGCGTTTCTGCATCAGTTTTCAATTCGCGTTGTATAAAACTTTCATAAGACTGCCACCGATGGTAAAATCGCGGGCTAGCTACTAGAAATAGGCGATTTTCTAATTGTGCATCAAGGCGGCTGCGTTTGGCATCAGAAATTTGCCACCAAGCAGTTACCCCAAATCCAATGAGGGTACTGCCAGCAAGGGCGGCAGATAATAGAGCAATTCGGAGACGAAACGAACGAAGTTGCACGATCAAGACTCTGGCTTACAAAAACGATACCCAACTCCCCGCACACTTTCAATCCCATCCGAGCCGCCAATCAAGTCTATTTTTTTGCGGATTCTTTGAATACATACATCAACTACATTTGTATTGGGGTTAAAATCATATCCCCAAACATGTTCTAAAATTTGCGTGCGAGTAAGAACTCTTCCGGGAGAACGCATCAAGTATTCCAAAAGGTTGAACTCGCGAGTCGTGAGTTCCACAACCTGCTGATTGCAGGTGACTTCTCGCGTAATGCGATCCAATTTAATTGAACCGACGCAAAGTAGGTTTTGGCGATCGCCAGTACTTCGACGGATCACAGCATGAATGCGAGCAACCAACTCTTCCACAAAAAAGGGTTTGGCAATGTAGTCATCGGCTCCAAGGTTAAGCCCTTCAAGTCGGTCATCTAGTTCATTACGAGCTGTCAGTAAAATGACTGGTACATTCCGCCCTGCGCGACGCAAATGTTTAAGGATAGAAAGCCCATCCTTACCCGGTACCATAATATCCAGTATGAGGGCATCGTACTGATTCTCCATGGCGCGAATATATCCCTCATCACCATTATCACAGTAATCTACAACAAATCCCTGTTCTTTCAACCCAGCTTGAACAAAATTGGCAATTTTTGACTCATCTTCAACAAACAGGACGTTCATATAATTTAAATTTTAGATTTTAAATATTACATTAAGAAATTCTTATTTTCTCTGATTCTTACCTAAATAGCTGTCAACTTTTTTCGGATCGATCTAACCTTCTAGCACACTTTTATTACCTATTGAAATTACAAAACTGTAATTTAGATGTGCGGGAAGCTGTCATTTAAGGCTGGCTCAATACAAATATCACCACATCCAGTAGGGATACGAGCAACGGGGTAAGGGAAATCTTTCTCTTCCCCGATTACCTAGCAACGCCAATTGTCTTCCTCTTACATTCTAAGAAACGATTGTGTACTCCCATACAGCAGAAACGATCGACTTGAGGACTGGGGATTGAATGCGAGGCATTAATCACCAACCTTAAATCCCTGAATTTGTTAACTTTACATTTCTTGAAAAATTAACTTTTATGAAAATTCATCGCTTGTTAGTTATAGCGGCTGTTCCTATTTTGATTAGTGCTTGCAGTTTGGCAGGTGCTGGCAGTTCGACAGCAAATAATTCGGATCGCATAGCACAGGATTCATCTCAACCGGGCGAACAACGAGGGTGGAGAGGACGACGACGCCTAAATTTTGCTGAAGCTGCTCAAAAGTTAGGAGTCACTGAAGCAAAGTTAAAAGAAGCTTTAGGTGTGCCATCTACCGATACTGAGACGAACGAAAATGGGCGTCCGCGCCGTCCTCGGTTGGATATTAGGGGCGCTGCTGCAAAGTTGGGTGTCACGGAAGAACAGTTGGTTAACGCATTGGGGCTACCACCGCGTCCAAATTTTGCAGCAGCAGCCAAGAAATTGGGAGTAACAGAAGAAAAGTTGAAGGAAGCTGTAGGAGTTCCCACCAATGCCACAGATTCATCAAACCAAGATCGACCCCGTCGCCCGCGCGTTGATATCAAAGGGGGTGCTGCAAAGTTGGGCGTGACTGAGGAAGAATTAACCAATGCATTAGGGATTCCGCCACGTCCTCCCTCTCAACAGTAGGGACAAGAGAAACTCATATGGCATTTGATTCAATCCAGCCTGGAACCTCCACGCCTTTTAAAAAAGCTCCTGTAAACCAATGGTTAACAAAATGGCTAATTGGTTTACTCATTTTAACGACTTTAGGGGGAGGAACCTACCTTGCTTACAATCAATTGGTTGCGGTTCAACGCCAAGAAGCGCGACGCAAATTACAAACCGTTTCTGTCGAGAGAGCCAGTTTACCCATCGCGATCGCCGCTAACGGTACTATTCAACCCAAACAATCAACTAATGTTAGCCCTAAAAGTTCGG
It encodes the following:
- a CDS encoding NYN domain-containing protein; its protein translation is MNISAFNKEKNQYRLIKEKDKSNWQSDNKENDLKFSDMTFDKYIFGNSDRGRVAIFIDGSNLFHAGLQLNIEIDYAKLLCCLTENARLLRAFFYTGMDRNNEKQQGFLLWMRRNGYRVVSKDLILLPDGSKKANLDVEIAVDMLNLAPYYDTAVLVSGDGDLAYAVNALTYQGIRVEVVSIRAMTSDSLIDVADYFVDIEHLKQYIQKDTNSCYSYRPLSNSNF
- a CDS encoding ATP-binding protein; this translates as MQLRSFRLRIALLSAALAGSTLIGFGVTAWWQISDAKRSRLDAQLENRLFLVASPRFYHRWQSYESFIQRELKTDAETPVALLVMDRNGSILYQSHSWSVGLKTNNLWSPRPHFFRVPPPPDRENPLSPQREQQPPPEESRSPKAGAFPPRRYRRSLGEPPPPPRFVTQQTTEGTWRIGAVTFPHTLVAIAVSLNAVDREMVAIRNIFLVSIPGALLLVAGGAWLISGSTLHSIRRLNKAIEQVTVKGLDQRVPLGTTDVEFVKLIEVFNQMLERLERSFKQASRFSADAAHELKTPLAILQGELEQTLQQAEPGSQIQQNLSNLLDEVQRFSGIVRKLLLLSLADTGQMSLHQVEVDISQLLIEMTEDIELLAPHLHVQTSFPPELRAWGDRDLLTQSLQNLLSNAIKYNLPEGWIKIHGYQQAGTVFVTISNSSQNILPGDRERIFDRFYRGDPARTRKVDGVGLGLSLAREIARYHGGDLTLDPTPVGQTAFTLRLPTR
- a CDS encoding response regulator transcription factor: MNVLFVEDESKIANFVQAGLKEQGFVVDYCDNGDEGYIRAMENQYDALILDIMVPGKDGLSILKHLRRAGRNVPVILLTARNELDDRLEGLNLGADDYIAKPFFVEELVARIHAVIRRSTGDRQNLLCVGSIKLDRITREVTCNQQVVELTTREFNLLEYLMRSPGRVLTRTQILEHVWGYDFNPNTNVVDVCIQRIRKKIDLIGGSDGIESVRGVGYRFCKPES